A single Amphiura filiformis chromosome 8, Afil_fr2py, whole genome shotgun sequence DNA region contains:
- the LOC140158928 gene encoding LOW QUALITY PROTEIN: uncharacterized protein (The sequence of the model RefSeq protein was modified relative to this genomic sequence to represent the inferred CDS: inserted 1 base in 1 codon), translating into MSSGRASPAAMVKEEKVSKGSGRSVNSGSSVNASGGPPHKPELSATGKHIDRNMNNSTKGSISLSCAGDSIGLHHGKYSTTSVQSQEKDTPAMDNNICRIKPVDHKNQTNVCKKEKETASSGVGGRTKKEEKEGKEPTGKKGGDGGAKKYGGKKRGEKASVSNSIAVGTSDAGTLTEPECLGPCEPGTSVNLEGIVWHETDQGVLVVNVTWRNKTYVGTLMDCTRHDWAPPRFCDSPTSDIENRSTKSCGRPKRGRANNNNTNSNDMSNFTETRSSIHSKLRNAQAASQPKGRKGASANGSNRSSPVDKPQGKRKHRPSEVSASSGEDSKSAKRLKSSAKQNAVSDPIPDSNGLIECPEPNCNKKYKHINGLRYHSQHAHQDDKPDDDDEDDDQDSETKSSSDESSCMSTQMDSVKSKDWSDSNRTSDTSSNDTKASPAVTVQAEPITETQRQLQYSTAAANAAATAAANAAAAANLDLLQRGKELLHSGKEDSSTKKGHKLASDKTSPKMLHGNVGKSKDSMPAKSKGDSSEKSGGKQKKGSTEKDLSVFDFNSAVDSDSIPEPLGSDKHVSVIRPIAEMSATSPSKESITTPAKLQDVIHTTALPGSEHLEEFQKPSKRSEKDKSKSSDRKKGKHDKVPSSKVKPTRPVTASPTPPQLVAVPANMAAKGAVTTATTQPLKLPPANGKQAISPALKPIQPKPTVQSEGNGKEKKSKSKKKSKDKDKEREKSSSCAKDKESKDSSNVNNKQNVQPVQGSAVKQQLVAPAIALPMAVPKQALQQPGAVLPDTCILHQALTQSGIGPEDAERNSPSVTNAGDVPXTDPSGQAPKDQSKDVRPLFQNRPPMHGNMPEIPKLIPTSSVVNTAGRAVGAVQPQMPSHTATKPIQPVQENSKVEKSTLPMPQIKANLLAETDTNSQDADISQNDDRARSPAAYSDISDANDETEVSPSKALNERDPYSFQDASRNQTKVVPPRDEPRIHSKSLYTPLSEVGRERMPDVLQKAQQDSHRTVAPPLVQPPFKGDGGSGGKEGSHTEGPDAKKPRKDTSSPRLPATNEVGYNRPPTQSYPGQYPPYMSAGFVMDPQYHMHLLNTDHHYRQQHEQFRQEQRQMSEKERMDRERSTKDKAPPATGSSKPQEERTIPRIKTEPITPPKRPVDMGQERSKTDRPSSAEKLKRKQLDFNKGGAENAASAEVSSERPQDDVHIPRSKAFIHQQHQEEMRQYYIYQQKVQEQQKYEEEQRRKLEESRANPENVGSQKEKESRTEREESQERHRSGKTPSPQLNPPKNRSPGPPADERKIRGSPSPSPMSKDPKGIMSSSSSRKVLDYPAYLQHTPYGPVPMHQTPYGAIPIDPNHPAYQHVNPLIYQAYLGHHGHYPPPSVVSPMWKSPDEKIHEFERSRAISPHQASSSRGPSPSEPPPKALDLLQQHASRYYNSHKHDRSRSPDTSKSRTSSPQRRPTSPRKSPEASSSTKEHDRTDSTPMVHQHMHTHQHTHVGFPTVLPPYDPFVIASQQAAAAAAAGVSTPYSVRRDAMPPT; encoded by the exons ATGTCATCTGGACGTGCTTCACCAGCAGCAATGGTGAAAGAGGAGAAAGTCTCAAAAGGCAGTGGGCGTAGTGTGAATAGTGGAAGTAGTGTGAATGCTAGCGGTGGCCCACCACATAAGCCTGAGTTGAGTGCTACAGGAAAACACATAGATCGGAATATGAACAACAGTACCAAAGGATCTATATCACTGTCTTGTGCAGGggatagtataggcctacaccatGGGAAATATAGTACCACTAGTGTACAATCACAGGAAAAGGACACACCAGCTATGGATAATAATATATGTAGGATTAAACCTGTGGATCATAAAAATCAGACTAATGTGTGCAAGAAAGAGAAGGAAACAGCCAGCAGTGGTGTTGGTGGGAGGAcgaagaaagaagagaaagaagGAAAGGAGCCGACAGGGAAGAAAGGTGGTGATGGCGGTGCAAAAAAATATGGTGGAAAGAAGAGAGGCGAAAAG GCTTCTGTCAGTAATTCTATAGCAGTTGGAACCAGTGATGCAGGAACATTAACAGAACCAGAATGTTTAGGACCATGTGAACCAGGAACTTCCGTTAACTTGGAAGGAATAGTGTGGCATGAAACTGATCAAG GTGTGCTAGTTGTAAATGTTACCTGGAGAAACAAGACATACGTTGGGACGCTTATGGACTGTACCAGACACGATTGGGCCCCACCTAG GTTTTGTGATTCTCCAACCAGCGACATTGAAAACCGATCCACAAAATCATGTGGGAGACCAAAGAGAGGACgtgccaacaacaacaacaccaacagCAATGACATGAGCAATTTCACCGAGACGCGGTCATCCATTCACAGTAAGCTACGTAACGCCCAAGCAGCAAGCCAACCAAAAGGCCGCAAAGGAGCAAGTGCAAATGGTAGTAACCGAAGCTCGCCAGTGGATAAGCCACAGGGGAAACGCAAGCACCGTCCATCCGAAGTAAGCGCAAGTTCCGGGGAAGATTCTAAATCTGCGAAAAGACTGAAAAGTAGTGCCAAGCAGAATGCAGTATCGGATCCAATTCCGGATAGCAATGGACTCATTGAATGCCCGGAACCTAATTGTAACAAAAAATACAAGCATATCAACGGACTTAGATACCACAGTCAGCACGCCCACCAAGACGATAAGCCTGATGACgacgatgaagatgatgatcAAGATAGTGAAACCAAGTCAAGCTCTGATGAGAGCAGTTGTATGTCCACACAAATGGACAGTGTAAAAAGTAAAGATTGGAGTGATTCAAACAGGACTTCAGATACTTCCAGTAATGATACCAAAGCTTCACCTGCTGTTACCGTGCAAGCAGAACCAATTACAGAAACACAGCGGCAATTACAGTATAGTACTGCAGCAGCAAATGCTGCTGCAACTGCTGCAGccaatgctgctgctgctgcaaaTCTGGACTTATTACAGCGTGGTAAAGAGTTGTTGCACAGTGGCAAAGAGGACAGTTCTACCAAAAAAGGACACAAGTTGGCATCAGATAAAACTAGTCcgaaaatgttacatggcaaTGTAGGCAAATCTAAAGATTCCATGCCTGCGAAATCAAAAGGTGATTCGTCAGAGAAATCTGGTGGAAAGCAGAAGAAGGGCTCAACAGAAAAGGACCTGTCGGTATTTGATTTCAACTCTGCCGTGGACTCTGATAGTATTCCAGAACCATTGGGTTCAGACAAACATGTTAGTGTTATCCGTCCGATAGCAGAAATGTCAGCAACTAGTCCTTCGAAAGAATCCATTACTACTCCAGCAAAGTTGCAGGACGTTATACACACCACAGCTCTTCCAGGTTCAGAGCACTTGGAAGAATTTCAGAAACCTAGTAAAAGATCCGAGAAGGATAAGAGCAAGTCTAGTGATCGTAAAAAGGGTAAACATGACAAAGTGCCTAGTAGTAAAGTGAAACCTACCCGTCCAGTCACAGCATCTCCTACTCCACCGCAACTCGTTGCTGTACCagccaacatggctgccaaaggTGCAGTAACCACGGCAACAACTCAACCCTTGAAATTGCCACCTGCCAATGGCAAACAAGCTATAAGTCCAGCTCTGAAACCAATTCAGCCCAAACCAACAGTCCAGAGTGAAGGGAATGGGAAGGAGAAGAAAAGCAAATCAAAAAAGAAGTCAAAAGATAAAGACAAGGAGAGGGAAAAGTCCTCTTCATGTGCCAAAGACAAAGAAAGTAAAGATTCCAGCAATGTAAATAATAAGCAGAATGTTCAACCTGTACAAGGATCAGCCGTAAAACAGCAACTGGTCGCACCTGCAATTGCCTTGCCCATGGCTGTCCCAAAGCAAGCACTTCAGCAACcaggagcagtgttgccagacacCTGTATCTTGCATCAAGCACTCACACAATCAGGCATTGGACCTGAAGATGCAGAAAGAAACTCTCCTAGCGTCACCAATGCAGGTGATGTCC AAACAGACCCCAGTGGTCAGGCACCAAAAGATCAGTCAAAAGATGTAAGGCCACTATTTCAAAACAGACCGCCTATGCATGGAAACATGCCTGAAATTCCAAAACTGATACCAACTAGCAGTGTTGTCAATACAGCAGGGCGTGCTGTTGGCGCTGTGCAACCACAAATGCCATCACATACGGCGACAAAACCTATACAACCTGTCCAGGAGAACTCTAAAGTTGAAAAATCTACACTTCCTATGCCTCAAATCAAGGCCAATTTGTTGGCAGAAACTGATACCAATTCACAAGACGCAGATATTAGTCAAAACGATGATCGGGCACGTAGCCCAGCAGCCTATTCAGATATATCTGATGCTAACGATGAAACTGAAGTATCACCATCAAAAGCTTTGAATGAGCGTGACCCCTACTCCTTTCAAGACGCATCAAGAAATCAAACCAAAGTAGTCCCTCCGCGCGATGAGCCTCGTATCCATTCCAAATCTTTGTACACTCCGTTGTCAGAAGTTGGCAGAGAAAGAATGCCTGATGTCTTGCAAAAAGCCCAGCAGGATTCGCATAGAACTGTAGCTCCACCTCTTGTGCAGCCACCATTCAAAGGtgatggtggtagtggtggtaaaGAGGGTAGCCACACTGAAGGGCCAGATGCAAAGAAACCACGTAAAGACACTAGTTCACCAAGACTACCTGCTACAAATGAGGTAGGGTATAATAGACCTCCAACGCAATCCTATCCTGGGCAATATCCACCATACATGTCGGCTGGTTTTGTTATGGATCCGCAGTATCATATGCATTTGCTAAACACAGATCATCATTACAGGCAACAGCATGAACAGTTTCGCCAAGAACAAAGACAAATGTCAGAGAAAGAGCGAATGGATAGAGAGCGCAGCACAAAAGATAAAGCACCACCTGCTACTGGGAGTAGTAAACCACAAGAAGAAAGGACAATACCGAGAATTAAAACTGAGCCAATAACCCCTCCTAAAAGACCTGTTGACATGGGTCAGGAGAGGAGTAAAACTGATAGACCATCTAGTGCtgagaaattgaaaagaaaacagTTGGACTTTAACAAAGGTGGTGCCGAAAATGCAGCTAGTGCAGAAGTTAGTAGTGAACGTCCACAGGACGATGTACATATACCACGTTCTAAAGCGTTTATACACCAACAACATCAAGAGGAGATGAGACAATACTATATTTACCAACAGAAAGTGCAGGAGCAGCAAAAATACGAAGAAGAACAAAGACGCAAGCTCGAAGAGAGCCGTGCTAATCCAGAAAATGTCGGTAGTCAGAAGGAGAAAGAAAGTAGAACTGAACGTGAAGAGTCACAAGAAAGGCATAGATCGGGGAAAACTCCGTCCCCACAACTTAACCCACCAAAGAACAGAAGTCCAGGTCCTCCAGCTGATGAAAGGAAGATtaggggctccccaagtccatcaCCTATGAGCAAAGATCCTAAAGGTATTATGTCGTCAAGTTCTTCCAGGAAGGTGTTAGATTATCCTGCCTATTTACAGCATACCCCATATGGACCAGTGCCCATGCATCAAACCCCTTATGGGGCCATACCTATTGATCCTAACCACCCAGCATATCAACATGTCAACCCCCTTATATACCAAGCATATTTAGGCCATCACGGTCACTATCCACCACCATCAGTGGTGAGTCCCATGTGGAAATCTCCTGATGAGAAAATTCATGAGTTTGAACGCAGCAGAGCGATTTCCCCACATCAAGCATCGTCAAGTAGAGGCCCATCACCATCTGAACCGCCACCCAAAGCCTTAGACTTACTACAACAACATGCTTCTAGATACTATAATTCACATAAACACGATAGATCAAGATCACCAGATACAAGTAAATCAAGGACTTCTTCACCACAGAGAAGACCAACATCGCCCAGAAAAAGCCCTGAAGCATCAAGTTCAACAAAAGAGCATGACAGAACAGACTCAACTCCAATGGTTCATCAGCACATGCACACACACCAGCATACACATGTGGGTTTTCCAACAGTACTACCACCATACGATCCTTTTG TAATTGCCAGTCAACAAGCAGCAGCTGCAGCAGCGGCGGGAGTCAGTACGCCGTATTCAGTCAGAAGAGATGCGATGCCACCAACATAA